A region of Flavobacterium album DNA encodes the following proteins:
- a CDS encoding GldM family protein, giving the protein MKYILFYLLPLFAFSQADQNISVISAEKLNIVYRGIENPIKIAVPGAKSFKAFAKDSALVKTDSVGNYMLRAGSGNEMKIDIEAIMPDGSILHEEKSFKILGLPMLEAAIDGNVICRICSFELTKQQLIDAKLTVLFPELFYMEPAEAERFEIFIFNKHKTQHIKVEGSKMSAEAIAIIKKSKPGTEIMIHKIWGHIKGLENMWICKLPVIKGKIID; this is encoded by the coding sequence ATGAAATACATTTTATTTTACCTATTACCCTTGTTTGCCTTTAGCCAGGCCGATCAAAATATTTCTGTAATTTCTGCAGAGAAACTGAATATCGTTTATCGGGGAATCGAAAACCCTATTAAAATTGCCGTGCCGGGAGCAAAATCATTTAAAGCATTTGCAAAAGATTCGGCTTTAGTAAAAACAGACAGTGTCGGAAACTATATGTTACGTGCGGGATCCGGCAATGAAATGAAGATTGATATTGAAGCCATTATGCCGGATGGCTCTATATTACATGAGGAAAAATCGTTTAAAATTCTTGGATTGCCAATGCTGGAAGCAGCAATCGATGGCAATGTTATTTGCAGGATATGCTCGTTTGAATTGACAAAGCAGCAATTAATCGATGCGAAACTTACTGTACTATTTCCTGAGTTATTTTATATGGAGCCGGCAGAAGCAGAAAGATTTGAAATATTTATATTTAATAAACATAAAACGCAGCACATTAAAGTTGAAGGATCAAAAATGAGTGCTGAAGCGATAGCTATCATTAAGAAGTCAAAGCCTGGTACAGAAATCATGATCCACAAAATTTGGGGCCATATCAAAGGACTGGAAAATATGTGGATATGTAAACTTCCAGTAATAAAAGGAAAAATAATTGATTAA
- a CDS encoding HAD family hydrolase produces the protein MINTVIFDMDGVIVDTEPVHYFAYQQHFKHLGVDVPDEMYATFTGNSTKNVYQKLKEAFQLLDEVDGLVDYKRELFNNAFDQKEDLDLLPGVKDLIVDLHSNGMQLVLASSSAKVTIGRVFRRFDLYPYFTHIVSGEDFPKSKPHPAIFEKAAELSGSPKEECIVIEDSTNGIKAAKAADIFCIGYKSENAVLQELAEANMVISHFNELNFEKIKNII, from the coding sequence ATGATAAATACCGTTATTTTCGATATGGACGGGGTGATCGTAGATACCGAACCTGTCCACTATTTTGCCTACCAGCAGCATTTCAAACATTTGGGTGTAGATGTTCCCGATGAAATGTATGCCACCTTTACCGGCAATTCTACTAAAAATGTGTACCAGAAACTGAAGGAGGCTTTTCAATTGCTTGATGAAGTCGATGGTTTGGTAGACTATAAGAGGGAACTTTTCAATAATGCCTTCGACCAGAAAGAGGACCTCGACCTGCTGCCCGGCGTAAAAGACCTGATCGTCGACCTTCACAGCAACGGCATGCAGCTGGTGTTAGCTTCTTCCTCTGCTAAAGTCACTATCGGGAGGGTATTCAGGCGTTTCGACCTGTATCCTTATTTCACGCACATTGTGAGTGGTGAGGATTTTCCAAAATCAAAGCCGCATCCTGCCATTTTTGAAAAGGCTGCTGAACTCTCCGGTTCGCCGAAAGAAGAATGCATCGTAATCGAAGACAGCACCAATGGTATTAAAGCCGCAAAAGCCGCCGATATCTTCTGCATTGGCTACAAAAGCGAGAATGCTGTATTGCAGGAATTGGCGGAAGCCAATATGGTGATCAGTCATTTTAATGAGCTTAACTTTGAAAAGATAAAAAACATCATATAG
- a CDS encoding RNA polymerase sigma factor: MQDEKAFITELLNLATQNTAFRQLVSQYSRPLYSHIRTIVHDHDDTDDVLQNTFIKVFQNLKNFKGESKLFSWIYRIATNEAITFITSKAKKNNISSEEVQQKAIQNLQADDYFEGDALQLKLQQAVATLPEKQQLVFKMKYFEELKYEDISEILGTSVGALKASYHHAVKKIEDYVNTH; this comes from the coding sequence TTGCAGGACGAAAAGGCATTTATAACGGAATTGCTCAACCTGGCAACGCAAAATACTGCGTTCAGGCAGCTTGTATCGCAATACAGCAGGCCGTTGTACAGCCATATCCGTACTATTGTGCATGACCATGATGATACGGACGACGTACTGCAAAACACTTTTATAAAAGTTTTCCAGAACCTGAAGAACTTTAAGGGCGAAAGCAAGCTGTTCTCGTGGATCTACCGCATTGCCACGAACGAAGCAATTACCTTTATTACATCAAAAGCGAAGAAGAACAACATCAGCAGTGAAGAAGTTCAGCAAAAAGCGATACAGAACCTGCAGGCAGATGATTATTTTGAAGGCGATGCGTTGCAACTAAAGCTCCAGCAGGCGGTTGCCACACTGCCCGAAAAGCAGCAGCTTGTCTTTAAGATGAAATATTTTGAAGAACTGAAATACGAGGATATATCCGAGATATTGGGCACATCGGTCGGGGCGCTTAAGGCGTCCTACCATCATGCCGTGAAAAAAATAGAAGATTACGTCAATACACATTAA
- a CDS encoding AraC family transcriptional regulator, with translation MPKKTAVLHIEQFHDSHSHEDFYVNTMQEHLQTRHKDIALPHSHDFYLAMLFTKGNGFHEIDFTTYAVKPGTLFFLNPGQTHHWELSEDTEGYIFFHTQEFYDLYYTHNRINRFPFFYSMHQSPVIYCDALAENTIERLFKWILEENSNDKLLKKEALTSLIDLVYTESSRIYQQQNPAITDSHNGYYTKFREFEALVERHFRELKLPSAYASLLAMTSRHLNRITQSVIGKTAGDVIMDRVLLEAKKLLVLQRESFNEIAHSLGYEDYAYFSRLFKNKTGETPSEFLGRYGKR, from the coding sequence ATGCCGAAGAAAACAGCTGTGCTCCATATTGAACAGTTCCACGACAGCCACAGCCATGAGGACTTTTATGTCAATACCATGCAGGAGCATCTGCAAACGCGCCATAAGGACATCGCACTGCCACATTCCCACGATTTTTACCTTGCCATGCTTTTTACTAAAGGCAATGGCTTCCATGAAATTGATTTTACTACCTATGCCGTTAAGCCCGGTACCCTTTTCTTCCTCAATCCGGGTCAGACACACCATTGGGAACTTTCAGAGGATACCGAAGGTTACATTTTTTTTCATACACAGGAATTTTACGACCTGTATTATACGCATAACCGGATCAACCGGTTCCCTTTCTTTTACAGCATGCATCAGTCGCCTGTCATTTATTGCGATGCTTTAGCAGAAAACACAATCGAAAGGTTATTTAAGTGGATACTTGAGGAAAATAGTAATGATAAACTACTAAAGAAGGAAGCCCTTACCAGCCTTATCGACCTGGTGTATACAGAGAGCTCCCGCATTTACCAGCAGCAGAACCCTGCCATTACCGACAGCCATAATGGCTACTACACAAAATTCAGGGAGTTTGAAGCTTTGGTAGAACGGCACTTCCGTGAACTGAAGCTCCCTTCGGCGTATGCCTCGCTATTGGCCATGACATCCCGGCACCTGAACCGGATAACGCAGTCGGTCATCGGCAAAACGGCAGGCGATGTGATTATGGACCGCGTATTGCTCGAAGCAAAAAAGCTACTTGTGCTGCAGCGGGAAAGCTTTAATGAAATCGCGCACTCCTTAGGTTATGAGGATTATGCTTATTTTTCAAGGCTTTTTAAAAATAAGACAGGGGAAACGCCTTCGGAATTTTTGGGGAGGTATGGGAAGAGATAA
- a CDS encoding endonuclease, with protein sequence MKKIITFLLAASTGVVFAQDGAPASPYYNGFNFNQSGMALKSALATKITTTHTKQLSYQEAENAIKIVDLDPADATHTNLFMIYGFSSNMCPASTSDDKDHRRRDKNMDDDGTAAPCLWNREHTYPKALGNPDLGTSGPGADVHHIRAADKKRNGDRNNDKFFDGSGNSFETGEQWYPGDEWKGDIARMMMYMYLRYGNQCLPKNVGVGATVATDPNMLMLFLEWNAEDPVSQYEDNRNTYLGNAGNAYGQGNRNPFIDNPYLATLIWGGPVAQDRWGIAGVEDHLMATVSVYPNPAVNNEVNIYSETELDEIQLINLNGQLVQYIQKPKGENNTYKLSNLPQGFYLLKVTADEGSATKKIVVN encoded by the coding sequence ATGAAAAAAATAATTACCTTTTTGCTGGCTGCATCTACCGGTGTAGTTTTTGCACAGGACGGAGCCCCGGCTTCTCCTTATTACAATGGCTTTAATTTCAACCAGAGCGGCATGGCCTTAAAATCTGCACTGGCGACTAAGATTACAACCACCCATACAAAGCAGCTTTCTTACCAGGAGGCAGAAAATGCTATAAAGATTGTTGACCTTGACCCGGCAGATGCTACACATACCAACCTGTTTATGATCTATGGCTTTAGCAGCAATATGTGCCCGGCCTCTACTTCTGACGATAAAGACCACAGGAGAAGGGACAAGAACATGGACGATGACGGTACTGCAGCGCCATGCCTTTGGAACAGGGAGCATACGTACCCAAAAGCATTAGGAAACCCTGACCTTGGAACTTCCGGCCCCGGCGCCGATGTACACCATATAAGGGCTGCTGATAAAAAACGTAACGGCGACAGGAATAACGATAAATTTTTTGACGGTTCCGGAAATTCATTTGAAACCGGCGAGCAATGGTATCCCGGTGACGAATGGAAAGGTGATATCGCCAGGATGATGATGTATATGTACCTTCGCTATGGCAACCAGTGCCTTCCTAAAAATGTAGGTGTTGGCGCTACCGTTGCTACCGACCCGAATATGCTTATGCTATTCCTTGAGTGGAATGCCGAAGACCCGGTATCGCAGTACGAAGACAACAGGAATACCTACCTTGGCAATGCCGGCAATGCATATGGACAAGGCAACAGGAACCCATTTATCGACAACCCTTACCTTGCTACCCTTATATGGGGCGGCCCGGTAGCCCAGGACCGCTGGGGCATTGCAGGTGTTGAAGACCACCTTATGGCTACTGTATCGGTGTACCCTAACCCCGCAGTGAACAATGAAGTGAATATCTATTCTGAAACCGAGCTGGACGAAATACAGCTTATCAACCTTAACGGACAGCTGGTACAGTATATTCAGAAACCAAAAGGCGAAAACAATACCTACAAGCTGAGCAACCTTCCGCAAGGCTTCTACCTCCTGAAGGTGACAGCCGATGAGGGTTCGGCCACGAAGAAGATCGTAGTGAACTAA
- a CDS encoding DUF983 domain-containing protein: MSALVGIITEKCPKCGKGKVFSSKGNPLLFRMPRMNEHCPVCNHKFEKEPGYFFGSMFVSYAVTVGEMIVFFLLAHFFVKEIVTMIVLIGILSVLLSTFNFRLSRMIWIYLLDGKNRQL, translated from the coding sequence ATGTCAGCTTTAGTCGGAATTATAACAGAGAAATGTCCAAAATGTGGTAAAGGAAAGGTATTCAGCTCAAAAGGCAATCCGCTGCTATTCCGGATGCCGAGGATGAATGAGCACTGCCCGGTGTGTAACCACAAGTTCGAGAAAGAGCCAGGTTACTTTTTTGGGTCAATGTTCGTGAGCTATGCGGTAACAGTAGGCGAGATGATCGTGTTTTTCCTGTTGGCACATTTTTTTGTAAAAGAGATCGTAACTATGATCGTGCTAATAGGCATATTATCTGTATTGCTCAGTACCTTTAATTTCAGGCTTTCGCGAATGATATGGATATACCTGCTGGATGGGAAAAACAGGCAGCTTTAA
- a CDS encoding HAD family hydrolase — protein MKKAVIFDMDGVVVNTEPIGYGANQKLYKALGITVPDDVYATFIGNSDKNIIQKLKDLYPIEKTHEELLKEKYKYYFEAFDNATDLALLPGVKDLIMNLHSNGMKLLLASSASKRKIEKVFTRFGLHPYFDATISGEDFEFSKPNPAIFLEAVERSGFTKEECIIIEDSTNGIKAAKAAGVYCIGYKSEHSMGQDTSLANKVITDFSELDFWNIQKLAPQPPRGE, from the coding sequence ATGAAAAAAGCCGTAATATTCGATATGGATGGGGTAGTGGTGAATACTGAGCCAATTGGTTACGGTGCTAACCAGAAGCTATATAAGGCATTGGGCATTACCGTGCCGGATGATGTATATGCCACATTCATAGGGAACTCTGATAAGAATATCATCCAGAAGCTAAAAGACCTTTACCCGATAGAAAAGACACACGAAGAGCTACTGAAAGAAAAATACAAATACTACTTCGAGGCATTTGATAACGCCACCGATCTGGCTTTGCTCCCCGGCGTAAAGGATCTTATTATGAACTTACACAGCAACGGAATGAAACTGCTGTTAGCCTCTTCGGCATCCAAGAGAAAAATAGAAAAGGTATTTACCCGTTTCGGGCTGCATCCTTATTTTGATGCAACCATAAGCGGAGAGGATTTTGAGTTCTCTAAGCCAAATCCTGCTATTTTCCTTGAAGCCGTTGAAAGGTCGGGCTTTACAAAAGAAGAATGTATCATTATTGAGGACAGCACCAACGGCATCAAAGCCGCAAAAGCTGCCGGTGTCTATTGCATTGGTTACAAGAGCGAGCACTCGATGGGGCAGGATACCTCACTGGCCAATAAGGTTATAACTGATTTCAGCGAACTTGATTTCTGGAATATACAGAAATTAGCCCCCCAACCCCCTAGGGGGGAGTAG
- a CDS encoding sensor of ECF-type sigma factor has product MKLILPLLLVFSLGAFAQDGKDKKEKWAQIKALKVSFLTTELKLTSEESEKFWPIYNAYEEKQFKIKHDKMRPLIKKIDEIGPDKMSEKDALSYLDQLEDADEELFNLRKKLVTDMKPLLGPARVLKLKKAEEDFNKKLLSKYKDKKG; this is encoded by the coding sequence ATGAAGCTGATATTACCGTTATTGTTAGTCTTTTCCCTTGGGGCTTTTGCCCAGGACGGCAAGGATAAAAAAGAAAAGTGGGCACAAATAAAAGCGCTTAAGGTATCTTTTCTTACCACGGAACTCAAACTAACTTCTGAAGAATCGGAAAAATTCTGGCCGATATATAATGCTTATGAAGAGAAGCAATTTAAAATAAAGCACGACAAGATGCGCCCGCTCATCAAAAAAATTGATGAGATCGGCCCTGATAAAATGTCTGAAAAAGATGCGTTGTCTTACCTTGACCAACTGGAAGATGCGGATGAGGAGTTGTTTAACTTACGCAAAAAGCTGGTAACCGACATGAAGCCTTTATTAGGCCCGGCAAGAGTACTTAAATTGAAAAAAGCAGAGGAAGATTTTAATAAAAAGCTCCTTAGTAAATACAAGGATAAAAAAGGATAA
- a CDS encoding WD40/YVTN/BNR-like repeat-containing protein: MKKSLLIVLFATALLSCKKEEKKDYEPSFTSVVADTLLNEEISIRAITIDGDKAWYAGSMGKYGWVSLSGGKNFSGVIAKDTLFPEFRAIAQTKNDVFILNVGTPAMLYKISKDGKTSKEVYSESGEKVFYDSMQFYNDKDGIAMGDPTDGCLSVITTSDGGNTWKKISCGTMPKVAEGEAAFAASNTNLIVKENNTWIVSGGKKSRVFFSPDKGKSWKVYDTPIIQGTEADGIYSADFYDENTGFAVGGNYEKPEANTGNKIITEDGGKTWEKIADGKGFGYASCVQFIPGSNGDELMTAGPSGIYYSYDRGATWKKIFNEKNYHTLRFADAKTVILAGQKKIVRLRLK; this comes from the coding sequence ATGAAAAAAAGCCTTTTGATAGTATTATTTGCTACAGCATTATTATCGTGCAAAAAAGAAGAGAAAAAAGACTACGAGCCATCTTTCACTTCTGTGGTAGCAGATACGCTGCTTAATGAAGAAATCAGCATCAGGGCCATTACAATTGACGGCGACAAAGCCTGGTATGCGGGCAGCATGGGCAAATATGGGTGGGTATCGCTCAGTGGCGGGAAAAACTTTAGCGGCGTTATCGCAAAAGATACGCTATTCCCTGAATTCAGGGCGATTGCGCAAACCAAAAATGATGTTTTCATATTGAATGTTGGCACTCCCGCGATGCTCTATAAAATTTCTAAAGACGGCAAAACCAGCAAAGAGGTATATTCCGAAAGCGGGGAGAAGGTGTTTTATGACAGCATGCAATTTTATAATGACAAAGACGGCATTGCGATGGGCGACCCTACAGATGGCTGCCTTTCTGTTATCACCACATCAGACGGCGGCAATACCTGGAAAAAGATCAGTTGCGGCACCATGCCAAAAGTTGCTGAAGGCGAGGCGGCTTTTGCGGCAAGCAATACCAACCTCATTGTTAAGGAGAACAACACCTGGATCGTATCGGGAGGGAAAAAATCAAGGGTATTCTTTTCGCCGGATAAAGGCAAAAGCTGGAAAGTGTATGATACTCCTATAATCCAGGGCACTGAAGCCGATGGAATATACTCAGCCGATTTTTATGATGAAAATACCGGCTTTGCAGTGGGCGGCAATTACGAAAAACCTGAAGCCAACACCGGCAATAAAATAATTACAGAAGACGGCGGTAAGACCTGGGAAAAGATCGCTGACGGCAAAGGGTTTGGATATGCATCCTGTGTGCAGTTTATTCCCGGAAGCAATGGCGATGAGCTTATGACAGCAGGGCCGTCAGGTATCTATTACTCCTATGACCGTGGCGCTACATGGAAAAAGATATTCAACGAAAAGAACTACCACACGCTGCGCTTTGCCGATGCCAAAACGGTTATCCTCGCCGGGCAAAAGAAGATCGTACGATTGAGGTTGAAGTAA
- a CDS encoding RsmB/NOP family class I SAM-dependent RNA methyltransferase — MRLHRNLVFTVIDSLGFIFNDGEYADKVVARALKKDKRWGSADRKFVAETIYEIVRWKRLYTEIAEVKEPYDRDNLWRIFAVWAVLRGITLPDWKYFEDTPVRRIKGRFDELSKIRKYRESIPDWMDELGIKELGEKNWEKELAAQNEQAKVILRVNTLKTTREKLRALLMDLNIETEAPKEYPDALILKERSNVFLTDAFKEGLFEVQDASSQMVARFLEVEPGMRVVDTCAGAGGKTLHMASLMENKGQLIAMDLYESKLKQLKIRAKRDGAFNIEYRIIDSTKVIKKLHGKADRVLIDAPCSGLGVLKRNPDSKWKLQPEFIDNIRKTQAEVLESYSKIVKPGGKLVYATCSVLPSENQEQVKNFLTTEIGKEFTFVKENKVLASESGFDGFYMALLERKK, encoded by the coding sequence ATGAGATTACACAGGAATTTAGTTTTTACGGTTATTGACTCCCTTGGGTTTATTTTTAATGATGGCGAATATGCCGATAAGGTGGTTGCCCGCGCCCTTAAGAAAGACAAGCGCTGGGGCAGTGCCGACCGCAAATTTGTTGCCGAAACGATATATGAAATAGTACGCTGGAAGCGCCTTTATACCGAAATTGCCGAAGTGAAGGAACCGTACGATCGCGACAACCTGTGGCGCATATTTGCTGTATGGGCAGTGCTTCGCGGCATAACCCTGCCCGACTGGAAGTATTTTGAAGACACCCCTGTGCGTCGTATTAAAGGCCGTTTTGACGAACTTTCTAAAATACGAAAATATCGTGAATCGATCCCGGACTGGATGGACGAACTCGGTATAAAAGAGCTTGGCGAAAAGAACTGGGAAAAAGAGCTTGCCGCACAAAACGAGCAGGCCAAAGTGATACTTCGCGTAAACACTCTGAAAACTACACGCGAAAAACTAAGGGCGCTATTGATGGACCTAAACATCGAAACAGAAGCCCCAAAAGAATATCCGGATGCACTGATACTGAAAGAACGTTCGAACGTTTTCCTGACCGATGCCTTTAAAGAAGGCTTGTTTGAGGTGCAGGACGCCTCGTCGCAAATGGTTGCCCGTTTCCTTGAGGTAGAGCCGGGAATGCGCGTAGTAGATACCTGTGCCGGTGCAGGTGGAAAAACGCTGCACATGGCCTCCCTTATGGAGAACAAAGGCCAACTTATTGCGATGGACCTTTATGAAAGCAAGCTAAAACAGCTGAAAATTAGGGCAAAGCGTGATGGCGCCTTTAATATTGAATACCGCATTATCGACAGTACCAAAGTTATAAAGAAACTGCACGGCAAAGCCGACCGCGTACTTATTGACGCGCCTTGCAGCGGGCTTGGCGTGCTGAAAAGAAATCCGGACAGCAAGTGGAAACTGCAGCCTGAATTTATAGACAACATCCGTAAAACGCAGGCCGAGGTTTTGGAAAGCTATTCTAAAATCGTAAAGCCCGGCGGAAAGCTGGTATATGCCACATGCTCTGTGTTACCCTCTGAAAACCAGGAACAAGTCAAGAACTTCTTAACTACAGAAATAGGCAAAGAATTTACTTTCGTAAAAGAAAACAAGGTCCTTGCGTCCGAAAGTGGCTTTGACGGCTTTTATATGGCGTTGCTGGAACGTAAAAAATAA
- a CDS encoding Crp/Fnr family transcriptional regulator, which yields MANTTQKISFFDSISPFLKLSPESTQALLSLMNKESHPKGHVLVPCGDICRNVYYIEKGLARTFYLKDGKEVTERFKAENSFTCSMSGHVTNMPDGRQIELLEPSVIWSLPYNELEKLYDRYHEIERLGRYLITQEMLEMHRRLTELQFISAQERYSNLISNDPLLLQRVPLGLISSYLGITQETLSRIRAKV from the coding sequence ATGGCAAATACAACCCAAAAAATAAGCTTTTTCGACAGCATCTCCCCTTTTTTAAAGCTCAGCCCTGAAAGCACGCAGGCATTGCTTTCGCTCATGAATAAAGAAAGCCATCCAAAAGGGCACGTGCTGGTTCCCTGCGGCGATATATGCAGGAATGTATATTACATCGAAAAAGGCCTGGCGCGCACTTTTTACCTGAAAGACGGGAAAGAAGTGACCGAACGCTTTAAAGCCGAAAATTCGTTTACCTGCTCAATGAGCGGCCACGTAACCAATATGCCCGATGGCAGGCAGATCGAATTACTGGAACCGTCAGTAATCTGGTCACTGCCCTATAACGAACTCGAAAAACTGTATGACCGCTACCACGAGATTGAGCGCCTGGGACGCTACCTCATCACACAGGAAATGCTTGAAATGCATCGCCGCCTCACGGAATTGCAATTCATATCCGCACAGGAACGCTATAGTAACCTTATATCTAATGATCCACTGCTATTGCAACGCGTACCGTTGGGGCTCATTTCTTCCTATTTGGGCATTACACAGGAAACGTTGAGCAGGATCAGGGCTAAAGTGTAA
- a CDS encoding cryptochrome/photolyase family protein, with protein MEGEAINIFWFRRDLRTEDNTGLHAALASGRKVLPIFIFDKKILDELPKDDARVTFIMSLLEGIQSELKKSGRSLAVFYDKPEAVFEELVSKHNVGAVYTNHDYEPYAIKRDKEIQELLAAKNIALKTFKDQVIFERDEVVKDDGSPYVVYTPYMKRWKERFKKEAIVQHHEKLTAENIAIHSYPFLSLNDIGFTESDIKPAPYNISHSLIDNYEDTRNFPAIDGTSKLSPYLRFGAVSIRELVKKALESSNGTFLNELIWREFFMQILWHFPETVTKSFRPKYDNVKWLYNDADFKAWCEGKTGYPIVDAGMRQMNATGFMHNRVRMITASFLCKHLLIDWRRGEAYFAQKLLDYEQSSNVGNWQWASGGGVDAAPYFRIFNPSEQIKKFDKDLRYIKQWVPEFQEMNYLPIVDHKEARERALKVYKEAVS; from the coding sequence ATGGAAGGAGAAGCAATAAACATATTCTGGTTTCGCCGCGACCTGCGGACAGAAGATAACACCGGACTCCATGCCGCACTGGCATCAGGCAGGAAAGTGCTGCCTATTTTTATTTTTGATAAGAAAATATTAGATGAGCTGCCAAAGGATGATGCGCGCGTGACGTTCATCATGTCGCTTTTGGAAGGCATACAGTCGGAACTCAAAAAGTCCGGTCGCTCACTTGCGGTCTTTTATGATAAGCCCGAAGCAGTGTTTGAAGAACTGGTTTCCAAACACAACGTAGGGGCGGTTTATACCAATCACGACTACGAGCCGTATGCTATTAAAAGGGATAAAGAGATACAGGAGTTGCTGGCGGCTAAAAACATTGCTCTTAAAACCTTTAAAGACCAGGTGATCTTTGAAAGGGATGAAGTGGTAAAAGATGACGGCTCGCCTTATGTGGTATATACCCCTTACATGAAACGTTGGAAAGAGCGTTTCAAAAAAGAGGCTATCGTTCAGCATCATGAAAAACTGACAGCTGAGAATATCGCCATTCATTCCTACCCTTTTTTAAGCCTGAACGATATCGGTTTTACGGAATCAGATATTAAACCTGCGCCATACAATATTTCGCATTCGCTGATTGATAATTATGAAGATACACGCAATTTTCCGGCAATTGATGGCACATCAAAGCTAAGTCCCTACTTGCGGTTTGGTGCGGTAAGCATACGTGAATTGGTTAAAAAAGCATTGGAGAGCAGCAACGGTACTTTCCTGAACGAACTGATATGGCGTGAATTCTTCATGCAGATTTTATGGCATTTCCCCGAAACCGTGACCAAAAGCTTCCGCCCAAAATACGACAATGTAAAATGGCTCTATAATGATGCCGACTTTAAAGCCTGGTGTGAAGGAAAGACCGGCTACCCTATTGTAGATGCAGGGATGCGGCAGATGAATGCCACCGGCTTCATGCACAACCGTGTGCGCATGATAACGGCAAGCTTTTTATGTAAGCACCTGCTCATTGACTGGCGGCGCGGCGAGGCTTATTTTGCCCAAAAACTACTGGATTATGAACAGTCGAGCAATGTAGGCAATTGGCAATGGGCATCGGGTGGCGGTGTGGATGCGGCGCCTTATTTCAGGATATTCAACCCTTCGGAACAGATAAAGAAATTCGATAAAGACCTACGATATATAAAGCAATGGGTACCGGAATTCCAGGAAATGAATTACCTCCCAATCGTTGACCATAAAGAAGCGCGGGAACGGGCACTGAAGGTATATAAGGAAGCTGTGAGTTAA
- a CDS encoding four-helix bundle copper-binding protein, with protein sequence MKNSAMIEACLACFAACEMCATECIKMISADHLRCIALCRDCAEICALCIKLEQRDSEFSHDVMQLCVESCTACAAECEKFAAHHDHCRECAEVCRKCASECQAA encoded by the coding sequence ATGAAAAATTCAGCCATGATAGAAGCATGCCTTGCCTGCTTTGCCGCGTGCGAGATGTGCGCCACCGAGTGCATTAAAATGATAAGTGCCGACCACCTTCGTTGCATAGCGCTTTGCCGCGATTGTGCCGAAATTTGTGCGCTGTGTATAAAGCTGGAGCAGCGTGATTCCGAATTCAGCCATGATGTGATGCAGCTTTGCGTTGAAAGTTGTACGGCATGTGCCGCGGAATGCGAAAAGTTCGCAGCCCATCACGACCACTGCAGGGAATGTGCCGAAGTCTGCCGTAAATGTGCGTCGGAATGCCAGGCAGCATAA
- a CDS encoding acyl-CoA thioesterase: MELKTFYKIRFSDCDPFNHLNNSGYIDYMLNAREDHLKEFHDIDMTALYKKGSGWMVSRHEIVYLSPALYNEMVCIESALIKLSDDTLLVEMAMWDENQQQLRALLWTKFIHINLQTGMRDKHPNWFLEMARQFEDTELQQYATINDRLASLRR, translated from the coding sequence ATGGAACTAAAGACATTTTACAAGATCCGGTTCAGCGACTGCGACCCTTTTAATCATCTCAACAATTCCGGCTATATCGACTACATGCTCAATGCCCGCGAAGACCACCTTAAGGAATTCCACGACATTGATATGACAGCGCTCTACAAAAAAGGCTCTGGGTGGATGGTAAGCAGGCACGAGATCGTTTACCTGTCCCCTGCCCTGTATAACGAAATGGTCTGCATCGAATCGGCACTCATTAAACTATCGGACGACACATTATTGGTAGAAATGGCCATGTGGGACGAAAACCAGCAACAGTTACGCGCGCTGCTTTGGACAAAGTTCATCCATATCAATTTACAAACCGGTATGCGTGACAAACACCCCAATTGGTTCCTTGAAATGGCCCGCCAATTTGAGGATACCGAATTACAGCAATATGCCACCATCAATGATCGGCTTGCTTCCCTAAGGAGATAG